The window CAAAAGACACAGAAATTCTTTGCGCATACCGCGAATACCCCTGTCGGAAATACCCCCTGCCATTCTTCCCCGGAGGTTCCGTGTTCCCTCGTGCCGCCCGCCTCAGCGGTGCCCGCGCCGACTCCCGCAGCGCCCTCGGACTGCCCGGAGGCGTGTCGCGACGCCGCATGCTCACCCTGACCGGCACCGCCGGGGCCGCCGCGGCCGCGGGCGCCCTGGGCGCGGCGCCCGTCTCCGCGGCCGAGCGCACCTGGCGGGTCACGGGTGAGGACGTGGCTCCCCTCGCGCACTTCGACGGCGTGATGAAGGACTACATGCAGGCGCGCGGGATCACCGCGGGCTCGCTGGCCGTGGCGCGGAACGGCAGGCTGTCCCTGGCCCGCGGGTACACGTGGGGCGACGACAGCGTCGCGACCACCGGCGTGACCGACGTCTTCCGGATCGCGAGCCTGAGCAAGCCCGTCGCCGGGACGGCGGCCATGCGCCTGGCCCAGGAGGGCGAACTCGACCTGGACGCGCCGCTGGCCGACCTGGTCGACCTCTCGCCCCTGGCCGGGGAGACGGCCGACCCGCGCTTGGGCGAGGTCACGGTGCGGCGGGCCCTGCAACACCTCGGCGGCTGGGACAGGGACCTCTCCTTCGACCCGCTGTGGAACACCATCGCGATCTCCCGCGAGATGGGCGTCGACCTGCCGCTGGGCAGGAGCGAGGTCATCGCCTACACGAGCGGGATGGAGCTCGACCACGCCCCCGGAACGCGGTACGCCTACAGCAACTACGGCTACCTGCTGGTCTCCGAGGCGATCGCCGCGGTCACGGGGAGGTCCTACGAGGACCACGTGGTCTCCGATGTCCTCGGCGCGGTGGACATCGCGCGCATGCGTGCCGGGCGTTCCCTGTCCGCGGACCAGGAGGGCGAGGTCGGGTACGACTCGAAGTACACGGTGACCTCCGCCCTGGACTCCTCGGGCGCGCAGGTCCCCTACCCCTACGGCGGGTTCAACCTGGAGATCCAGCTCGGCAACGGGGGCTGGGTCGCCTCCGCCGCGGACCTGGCGCGGTTCTGCACCATCTACGACACGCCCGAGGCCGCCGGGGTGCTCACCCCGGACTCGATCTCCACGGTGTTCGAGCAGCCCGAGACGGGCGGCGGCGCCACGCACTACGGCCTGGGCTGGTCGGTGCGTCCGACCGGCAGCGGCGAGAACACGTGGCACACCGGGAGCATGCCGGGCACCTACACGTTCCTGGCGCGCAGCAACGGCTACACCGTCGTGGCGCTCTTCAACCGGCGCGACGAGGGCGACGCGCTGAACTGGGGCGAGATCGACCCGAAGCTGTGGGACGCGGTGAACGAGGTGGGCACCTGGCCCACCGAGGACCTCACGCCGATCTACTTCTGAGGCCGGGCGGGTCCCCGGGGCGGATCGGCCGGGGGCCTCCCGACACCTCGTGCACGAATACTTTCAATTCCGGCATGAGGGATTTTTTGGATGGGGCCAGTATTTCATGCTGGCCCCTTTCTCATACCCGCTGATCTGGCACGACAGAACCGGAACGAACTTTTTCCGGCCGCTTCGCGGGAAACGTGCTCCGCCCGAACAGGCGTGCCCTAATCTGGCTGCGACCACACAACTGAACCCACACGATGACCCCGCAACGGTTGACTGCCGTTCGGGGCCGTGGCCAGCAACTTCAACCCCTTTACACACAAGGAATTGCCAGCATGCGCCAGTTTAGCGCTGCCCTTCTCAGCCGTGCCCTCGGCCCGCTGATCGCCTTCCTCTCCGCACCCTGCGGACGCCACTCCACGGTGGCCGGTCGCCGCCGACGCCGCTCCACCCGCGTGCGACGCTACGTCCCCGCCCCTCCCCCGGCCCCGCTTCCGCATCCCCGCCTGACTCCGCCCGA is drawn from Nocardiopsis dassonvillei subsp. dassonvillei DSM 43111 and contains these coding sequences:
- a CDS encoding serine hydrolase domain-containing protein → MFPRAARLSGARADSRSALGLPGGVSRRRMLTLTGTAGAAAAAGALGAAPVSAAERTWRVTGEDVAPLAHFDGVMKDYMQARGITAGSLAVARNGRLSLARGYTWGDDSVATTGVTDVFRIASLSKPVAGTAAMRLAQEGELDLDAPLADLVDLSPLAGETADPRLGEVTVRRALQHLGGWDRDLSFDPLWNTIAISREMGVDLPLGRSEVIAYTSGMELDHAPGTRYAYSNYGYLLVSEAIAAVTGRSYEDHVVSDVLGAVDIARMRAGRSLSADQEGEVGYDSKYTVTSALDSSGAQVPYPYGGFNLEIQLGNGGWVASAADLARFCTIYDTPEAAGVLTPDSISTVFEQPETGGGATHYGLGWSVRPTGSGENTWHTGSMPGTYTFLARSNGYTVVALFNRRDEGDALNWGEIDPKLWDAVNEVGTWPTEDLTPIYF